One stretch of Rhipicephalus sanguineus isolate Rsan-2018 chromosome 10, BIME_Rsan_1.4, whole genome shotgun sequence DNA includes these proteins:
- the LOC119372525 gene encoding zinc finger protein 513: MRKEPLRCNLCPYTTRYSTHFKDHMRVHSGEKPFKCTKCPNSFTQRAHLQRHLRTHEPRKPRQLALARASVRKARYSERSDQSRKHVLGVPTGRSARGKGRSFLQWWSVRENSEDEEKTEGIRPRKFHQVFGHSNNAGATSREKKGFMRKDPLVCGLCSYTTGYATHMKDHMRTHSGEKPFKCTKCSAAFTQAANCKRHLRTHHS, translated from the exons ATGCGCAAGGAACCGCTGCGCTGCAACCTCTGCCCTTACACGACGCGCTACTCGACCCACTTCAAGGACCACATGCGAGTGCACAGCGGAGAGAAGCCCTTCAAGTGCACCAAGTGCCCAAACTCATTCACGCAGAGGGCGCACCTTCAGCGCCACTTGCGCACTCACGAGCCCCGGAAGCCTCGGCAGCTTGCCCTAGCACGTGCCTCCGTTCGGAAAGCGAG GTACTCGGAGCGCAGCGATCAGTCGAGAAAGCATGTGCTTGGAG TTCCAACAGGACGAAGTGCTCGAGGTAAAGGCCGGTCATTTCTTCAGTGGTGGTCGGTGAGGGAAAATTCTGAGGATGAAGAGAAGACCGAGGGGATCAGGCCACGCAAGTTTCATCAAGTCTTTGGGCATTCCAACAACGCGGGCGCCACAAGTCGGGAAAAGAAAGGTTTCATGAGGAAAGATCCGCTAGTGTGCGGCCTGTGCTCGTACACCACGGGCTACGCGACTCACATGAAAGACCACATGCGGACGCACAGTGGGGAGAAGCCCTTCAAGTGCACCAAGTGTTCTGCTGCATTCACGCAGGCAGCCAACTGTAAGCGCCACCTTCGCACCCATCACTCTTAG
- the LOC125760317 gene encoding zinc finger protein 513-like, translating into MSNWLNVASSLQHWYLSSSDEAALSNTAKGAPLMKSQPADLPEEAGDVGPRKQRFFKGGQESGYRVCVAGMQRPPLNFATGHGIRPKSRSSLRMWTARESYEGDVEVEGARPRKFQQVFGSPSVEGGPATWEKKTRRSLFLCDLCPYTTRHKTHMRDHMRVHSGEKPFKCTKCPAAFTQATNCRRHILSHSRQKTPRT; encoded by the exons atgtcaa ATTGGCTTAACGTGGCTTCTTCACTGCAGCACTGGTATTTGTCTTCCTCAGATGAAGCAGCATTGAGCAATACTGCCAAAGGTGCTCCACTCATGAAGTCACAGCCAGCAGATCTTCCTGAGGAGGCGGGTGATGTCGGACCGCGCAAGCAGCGTTTCTTCAAAGGCGGCCAAGAAAGCGGCTACCGGGTATGCGTGGCTGGGATGCAGAGGCCACCGCTCAACT TTGCAACTGGACATGGCATTCGGCCCAAGAGCAGGTCGTCTCTCCGGATGTGGACTGCTAGGGAGAGTTACGAAGGGGATGTGGAGGTCGAAGGGGCCCGGCCGCGCAAGTTTCAACAAGTGTTTGGAAGCCCTTCCGTGGAAGGCGGTCCTGCCACTTGGGAAAAGAAGACGCGAAGGAGTTTGTTTCTCTGCGACCTCTGCCCTTACACCACTCGCCACAAGACCCACATGAGGGACCACATGCGAGTGCACAGCGGGGAGAAGCCCTTCAAATGCACCAAGTGCCCCGCCGCATTCACGCAGGCCACGAACTGCCGGCGCCACATACTGAGCCACTCGCGCCAGAAAACCCCGCGGACTTGA